One region of Microbacterium sufflavum genomic DNA includes:
- a CDS encoding aminotransferase class I/II-fold pyridoxal phosphate-dependent enzyme, whose translation MTGVLRVGRSSRLDGVQYDLRGTVAARAAELEARGEEILRLNIGNPAPFGFEVPTVIVEALRAALPHAHGYSESLGLVETREAIAAHYARRTGFPRVDLDDVTVGNGVSELVGLVLQALLEPGDEVLVPSPDYPLWTASTVLAGGTAVHYPCVEEEGWLPDLDAMAALIGPRTVAIVVITPNNPTGAVYDRRTLEGIAELARRHGLLLLSDEIYDRVVYPGHAHLSMAAVASDQPCVTFAGLSKTHRVAGYRAAWAVTCGFALDDPFLSGLRLLASLRMCASVPAQHAITAALEHDTSLDALVAADGRLTVQRDAATAALRAIPGVEVTEAGGGLYLFPRLDPARYPVLDDERLVLDLLDAEGILLAHGRGFHWPRPDRLRIAFLPEAPVLVDALRRFGGFLQGYSPPGS comes from the coding sequence ATGACCGGGGTACTGCGCGTCGGGCGCTCGTCGCGGCTCGACGGCGTGCAGTACGACCTGCGCGGCACGGTGGCCGCGCGGGCCGCGGAGCTCGAGGCCCGCGGCGAGGAGATCCTGCGGCTCAACATCGGCAACCCCGCGCCCTTCGGGTTCGAGGTGCCGACGGTGATCGTGGAGGCGCTGCGGGCCGCCCTGCCGCACGCGCACGGATACTCCGAGTCGCTCGGCCTGGTCGAGACCAGGGAGGCGATCGCGGCGCACTACGCCCGGCGCACGGGCTTCCCGCGGGTGGACCTCGACGACGTCACGGTGGGCAACGGCGTCTCCGAGCTGGTCGGCCTCGTGCTGCAGGCGCTGCTCGAACCCGGTGACGAGGTGCTCGTGCCGAGTCCGGACTACCCGCTGTGGACGGCGTCCACGGTGCTCGCCGGTGGCACCGCGGTGCACTACCCCTGCGTCGAGGAGGAGGGCTGGCTGCCCGACCTCGACGCGATGGCCGCGCTGATCGGCCCGCGCACGGTGGCCATCGTGGTCATCACCCCGAACAACCCCACGGGCGCGGTGTACGACCGGCGCACGCTGGAGGGCATCGCCGAGCTGGCGCGACGGCACGGGCTCCTGCTGCTGTCCGACGAGATCTACGACCGGGTCGTCTATCCCGGGCACGCGCACCTGTCGATGGCGGCGGTCGCGTCGGATCAGCCGTGCGTGACGTTCGCGGGACTGTCCAAGACCCATCGCGTCGCCGGGTACCGCGCCGCGTGGGCGGTGACCTGCGGCTTCGCGCTCGACGACCCGTTCCTGTCCGGACTGCGGCTGCTGGCCTCGCTGCGCATGTGCGCCTCCGTGCCGGCGCAGCACGCGATCACCGCGGCGCTGGAGCACGACACCTCGCTCGACGCCCTGGTCGCCGCCGACGGCAGGCTCACGGTGCAGCGCGACGCCGCCACCGCCGCGTTGCGGGCGATCCCCGGTGTCGAGGTGACGGAGGCGGGCGGCGGGCTCTACCTCTTCCCGCGGCTGGACCCCGCGCGCTACCCGGTGCTCGACGACGAGCGTCTGGTGCTCGACCTGCTCGACGCGGAAGGGATCCTCCTGGCGCACGGCCGCGGGTTCCACTGGCCGCGGCCCGACCGCCTGCGGATCGCGTTCCTGCCGGAGGCGCCGGTGCTGGTGGATGCACTGCGGCGCTTCGGCGGGTTCCTCCAGGGCTACTCTCCGCCGGGGAGCTGA